From a region of the Synchiropus splendidus isolate RoL2022-P1 chromosome 12, RoL_Sspl_1.0, whole genome shotgun sequence genome:
- the LOC128768399 gene encoding axonemal dynein light intermediate polypeptide 1-like — protein sequence MASITPGESLLKYGTAMLVTKTTDLKSPKDSRRPSKMKPDPPSSTLSPVPPPPKPKTASEGAFKENEEILNYIFPPKEWKEGNQLWLLKVSTTPCTRPDVMSLEEQLNAKLQLRQAKETGLCPARRDLYTQCFDELIRQVTINCAERGLLLLRVRNEIQLTMAAYHTLYESSVAFAVRKALKAKRDKTDVEQRILDLENEVKELKQKVKEQKFKCEETERKGKERRYLRENNHRDEIQFLKTAKDDLTTQLEMIVTPKT from the exons ATGGCATCTATAACGCCGGGTGAGTCTCTCCTGAAATATGGCACGGCCATGTTGGTCACCAAGACCACAGATTTGAAGAGCCCAAAG GACTCTCGACGTCCTTCGAAAATGAAGCCCGACCCACCTTCTTCCACCCTCTCTCCCGTACCTCCGCCACCCAAACCCAAAACTGCCTCTGAAGGAGCCTTCAAGGAGAACGAGGAGATTCTCAATTACATCTTCCCGCCCAA GGAATGGAAGGAAGGGAATCAGCTGTGGCTGCTCAAGGTTTCCACCACACCCTGCACCAGGCCAGACGTCATgagtctggaggagcagctgaacgCTAAGCTGCAGCTGAGACAGGCGAAAGAGACGGGCTTGTGTCCGGCACGGAGGGATCTCTACACGCAGTGTTTTG ATGAGCTGATCAGGCAGGTGACCATCAACTGTGCTGAGAGAGGGCTGCTCCTGTTGAGGGTCAGGAATGAGATCCAACTCACCATGGCTGCCTATCACACTCTCTACGAGAGCAGTGTTGCTTTTGCCGTCCGGAAAGCGCTGAAGGCCAAGAGGGACAAGACGGACGTCGAGCAAAGA ATCCTGGACTTGGAGAACGAGGTGAAGGAGCTGAAACAGAAGGTGAAGGAGCAAAAATTCAAATGTGAGGAAACGGAGAGGAAAGGGAAAGAGAGACGATACTTGAGGGAAAATAACCACAGAGATGAGATCCAGTTCTTGAAAACGGCCAAGGACGATCTCACG ACTCAGCTGGAAATGATCGTCACACCAAAGACCTAA